A portion of the Paenibacillus sp. PvR098 genome contains these proteins:
- the proC gene encoding pyrroline-5-carboxylate reductase, translating into MTQSLSHMKITFVGAGSMAEAIIRGLITKGGVHGENIFVMNRTNHARLEELRERYGVRYSVIESEKEDAIRSGHIVVLAFKPKDAAEGLIGIKHLLSAEQLLISVIAGLTTDTMKELLGGADYSIVRTMPNTSSTIGLGATGISFSSHVSPEGRQIAIQMFESTGVVSVVEEPLLDTITGVSGSGPAYIYYMMEAMIQGGIQGGLAPEEARRLTVQTVLGAASMVEATGENPSDLRLKVTSPNGTTQAALETLDSHGFPEAVTKAVLRAAERAGEMGAAISASVTSQTK; encoded by the coding sequence ATGACTCAATCCTTGTCTCATATGAAAATAACTTTTGTCGGTGCCGGCTCGATGGCTGAAGCCATCATTCGCGGGCTGATCACGAAGGGCGGTGTGCATGGGGAGAACATTTTCGTCATGAACCGTACCAATCATGCTCGGCTTGAAGAGCTCCGAGAACGCTATGGCGTTCGCTATTCTGTGATCGAATCGGAGAAGGAAGACGCCATCCGATCCGGTCATATCGTCGTCCTGGCCTTTAAGCCGAAGGATGCCGCTGAAGGCCTAATCGGGATCAAGCACCTGCTGAGCGCAGAACAGCTTCTCATCTCCGTCATCGCCGGCCTGACCACCGATACGATGAAGGAACTGCTTGGCGGAGCGGATTACTCCATCGTACGAACCATGCCTAATACGTCGAGCACGATCGGCCTTGGAGCTACCGGCATCAGCTTCTCTTCCCATGTCTCACCAGAAGGACGCCAGATCGCTATACAAATGTTTGAATCTACCGGCGTCGTCTCCGTCGTCGAAGAGCCGTTGCTCGACACGATTACCGGTGTATCTGGAAGCGGGCCGGCTTACATTTATTACATGATGGAAGCCATGATTCAAGGCGGTATTCAGGGCGGTCTTGCTCCTGAAGAAGCGCGTCGGTTGACCGTGCAAACGGTGCTCGGGGCCGCAAGTATGGTGGAGGCAACCGGAGAGAACCCATCCGATTTGCGTCTCAAAGTTACTTCGCCGAACGGCACGACACAGGCTGCACTCGAGACGCTTGACAGCCACGGCTTCCCCGAAGCGGTCACGAAAGCGGTGCTCCGCGCGGCGGAACGCGCCGGCGAGATGGGGGCAGCAATCAGCGCCTCCGTCACTTCCCAAACCAAGTAA
- the proB gene encoding glutamate 5-kinase, whose product MQQTIVVKIGSSSLTSDEGGLNRAKIHFFAAELAELRKQGHAVLLVTSGAVAAGFREMGYAIRPKQLHEKQASASVGQALLMQAYQAAFGQHEIGVGQILLTRSDFVSRKRIHNAQMTIEELLRHGILPIINENDTVAVDELKFGDNDTLSALVANLVRARKLVIITDTDGLYTEDPRKNADAKRIDRVLQIDEEIYKIAGDSGSMVGTGGMRSKIEAARIAMRGGVPVFIGRVLEPGDMLLAVEGTGKGTYFDTSAHNLPMKKQWLGFHSQPLGKVVVDEGAELALVTRGKSLLPAGVKEVIGDFHPGDVIEVAGPTLQTIGRGVVNYAAWQLQAVRGLSTEEVQKRIEVARIEVIHRDEWITLSSAVK is encoded by the coding sequence ATGCAGCAAACGATTGTAGTCAAAATCGGCAGCAGCTCGCTCACCTCCGACGAAGGCGGATTGAACCGAGCCAAAATCCATTTTTTTGCAGCGGAGCTCGCGGAGCTTCGCAAACAAGGGCATGCCGTGCTCCTTGTCACTTCCGGCGCTGTAGCCGCAGGCTTTCGGGAGATGGGCTACGCCATCCGTCCCAAGCAGCTGCACGAGAAGCAGGCCTCCGCTTCCGTCGGTCAGGCACTGCTCATGCAGGCTTACCAGGCCGCGTTCGGACAGCACGAGATCGGCGTCGGGCAAATATTGCTCACCCGCTCCGATTTTGTGAGCCGTAAGCGAATCCATAACGCTCAGATGACGATCGAGGAATTGCTACGGCACGGCATTCTGCCGATCATTAACGAAAATGATACCGTAGCCGTCGACGAGCTCAAATTCGGAGATAACGACACCCTGTCTGCGTTGGTGGCTAATCTTGTCCGTGCGCGGAAGCTGGTGATCATAACCGATACGGATGGTTTGTATACGGAAGATCCGCGAAAGAACGCCGATGCGAAACGCATTGACCGTGTGCTTCAGATTGACGAAGAAATTTATAAAATCGCTGGGGACTCCGGCTCTATGGTCGGAACAGGCGGCATGAGATCCAAGATCGAGGCGGCACGGATTGCGATGCGCGGAGGTGTACCCGTGTTCATAGGGAGAGTTCTAGAGCCCGGAGATATGCTGCTTGCCGTCGAAGGTACGGGCAAGGGTACTTACTTTGATACAAGTGCTCACAACCTGCCGATGAAAAAGCAGTGGCTCGGCTTTCACTCCCAGCCGCTGGGGAAAGTGGTCGTGGACGAAGGCGCGGAGCTCGCACTCGTGACGCGAGGCAAAAGCCTTCTTCCGGCAGGTGTTAAGGAAGTCATCGGCGACTTTCATCCCGGCGATGTCATTGAAGTGGCCGGACCTACCCTGCAGACGATAGGCCGCGGGGTTGTGAACTACGCCGCTTGGCAGCTTCAAGCCGTACGCGGGCTCAGCACAGAAGAAGTCCAAAAGAGAATCGAAGTAGCCCGTATCGAAGTCATTCATAGAGATGAATGGATTACGCTCTCTTCGGCGGTCAAATAA
- a CDS encoding iron-containing alcohol dehydrogenase, with translation MPVRIEFGIDSSMQIGSEFYSLKCGRVMIVTDSGIIQSGLLEKMTQSLTESNIQFALYDRVLPDPNIECVEQAKEFYIAEQCDGILAVGGGSSIDTAKAAGILVTNSEPIMSFTGIDQIQNPLPPLITIPTTCGTGSEVTNVTVVTDEHHFKRPIISSYIIPKVAILDPNLLLSLPPHLVASTGMDALTHAIEALTNNIQNWYGDSCALEAIRLISTSLRPAAANGNITDLSRMLYASTLAGIAFTVSRLGLVHAMSHPVSGFAGVPHGVANAVLLPYVMSFNLVGNPHGYALVADALGISRQENEMAAAMAAVKEVIKLNHQLGIPKSFKELGVNEELIPRMIEDTFKSGNIAINPRRVAKKDVEQIYKKSLYGESPLGFIE, from the coding sequence ATGCCAGTGAGAATAGAATTCGGAATAGACAGCAGCATGCAAATAGGTAGTGAATTTTATTCACTAAAGTGTGGGAGGGTAATGATTGTTACGGATAGTGGAATTATACAGTCTGGTTTGTTGGAAAAAATGACTCAAAGTTTGACTGAAAGCAATATACAGTTTGCGTTATACGATAGAGTGCTGCCAGATCCTAATATAGAGTGTGTGGAACAGGCGAAGGAATTTTATATTGCAGAACAATGCGACGGAATTTTGGCGGTGGGAGGCGGAAGCTCCATTGATACCGCCAAAGCAGCCGGGATCTTGGTTACCAATTCGGAACCCATTATGAGCTTTACGGGAATAGATCAAATCCAAAATCCGCTTCCACCGCTGATTACTATACCGACTACATGCGGAACGGGATCTGAAGTAACGAATGTAACGGTTGTCACAGATGAACATCATTTTAAGCGGCCTATTATATCATCGTACATTATTCCTAAAGTGGCTATTTTGGATCCGAATTTACTTCTTAGTCTTCCTCCTCATCTAGTTGCTTCGACCGGTATGGATGCATTAACTCATGCCATCGAAGCTTTAACGAACAATATTCAAAATTGGTATGGGGATTCATGCGCTTTGGAGGCGATCCGTCTTATTAGTACATCCTTGAGGCCTGCGGCAGCGAACGGAAACATTACCGATCTTAGCCGGATGTTATATGCCAGCACCTTGGCAGGTATCGCCTTTACCGTATCGCGTTTAGGTTTAGTTCATGCCATGTCCCACCCTGTCAGCGGTTTTGCCGGTGTTCCGCATGGTGTAGCCAATGCTGTTTTATTACCTTATGTGATGTCCTTTAATTTGGTAGGCAATCCACATGGGTATGCGTTAGTTGCCGATGCATTAGGAATCTCCCGACAGGAGAATGAGATGGCTGCGGCCATGGCGGCAGTCAAGGAGGTAATAAAATTAAATCATCAGCTCGGCATTCCAAAATCGTTTAAAGAACTGGGAGTCAATGAAGAACTGATCCCACGCATGATTGAGGATACATTCAAAAGCGGTAATATCGCCATTAACCCTAGAAGGGTAGCCAAAAAAGATGTTGAACAAATCTATAAAAAATCGTTGTACGGGGAAAGCCCGCTAGGATTTATCGAGTGA
- a CDS encoding glutamate-5-semialdehyde dehydrogenase, protein MTNMDQTLTHSEVVQKATLAKHAAPKLGLLTTEQKNNALLRMADALVEHAESIITANAEDLHRGRESGITTSLLDRLALNLQRIEAMAEGLRQVVALPDPIGETLEEISRSNGLNIRKVRVPLGVIGIIYEARPNVTVDAAGLCLKTGNAVVLRGGSSALYSNKRIVEVLHTALASTDIPPDALQLVLDPSRSSVDEMLKLNGLLDVLIPRGGASLIQNVVKNATVPVIETGAGICHTFIDETAQPDMALRIAINAKVQRPSVCNAMETLLIHRNFAERHLAMIGEQFTQQRVELRGDEAARKLMPSMTAASEEDWDTEYNDYILNVRIVDSLDEALEHIRRHGTMHSECIVTDDAGNAERFLAEVDAAAVYHNASTRFTDGFEFGFGAEIGISTQKLHARGPMGLPALTSSKFRVSGNGQIRG, encoded by the coding sequence ATGACGAACATGGATCAAACTTTAACTCATAGCGAAGTGGTACAAAAGGCAACGCTTGCGAAGCATGCGGCACCTAAGCTAGGTCTATTAACGACGGAGCAGAAAAACAACGCTTTGCTGCGCATGGCGGATGCGCTTGTAGAGCATGCCGAATCGATCATTACTGCTAACGCGGAAGATTTGCATCGCGGACGCGAAAGCGGAATCACCACCTCGCTGCTGGACCGTCTGGCACTGAACCTGCAACGCATTGAAGCGATGGCCGAAGGCTTGCGTCAGGTTGTAGCGCTGCCAGACCCGATCGGAGAAACATTGGAGGAGATCAGCCGCTCGAACGGTTTGAACATCCGGAAAGTTCGCGTACCGTTGGGCGTTATCGGCATTATCTATGAAGCGCGTCCCAACGTTACGGTAGACGCGGCGGGCTTATGCCTGAAAACCGGCAATGCAGTCGTCCTGCGCGGCGGCTCGTCCGCTCTGTATTCGAACAAACGCATTGTAGAGGTGCTTCACACCGCTCTCGCTTCGACGGATATTCCTCCGGATGCGCTGCAGCTGGTACTGGATCCGAGCCGATCATCCGTCGACGAAATGCTGAAGCTGAACGGCCTGCTTGACGTCTTAATTCCACGGGGCGGGGCATCGCTCATTCAAAATGTGGTGAAGAATGCCACCGTACCAGTCATCGAAACCGGGGCCGGTATTTGCCACACCTTTATTGACGAAACCGCACAGCCGGATATGGCTCTTCGCATCGCCATTAATGCCAAGGTGCAGCGTCCGTCCGTTTGCAATGCAATGGAAACACTGCTGATACACCGTAATTTTGCCGAGCGTCACTTGGCGATGATCGGGGAGCAGTTTACGCAGCAGCGGGTTGAACTGCGCGGCGACGAAGCCGCCCGGAAGCTCATGCCTTCTATGACAGCAGCTTCTGAAGAAGATTGGGATACGGAATATAACGATTATATTCTCAACGTACGCATTGTCGATAGCCTGGACGAAGCGCTTGAGCATATTCGACGCCACGGCACCATGCACTCGGAGTGTATTGTTACCGACGATGCCGGGAACGCAGAACGTTTCCTTGCCGAGGTGGATGCGGCTGCCGTTTACCATAATGCCTCCACCCGTTTCACTGACGGCTTTGAATTCGGCTTCGGCGCCGAGATCGGCATCAGCACGCAGAAGCTGCATGCCCGCGGTCCGATGGGCTTGCCCGCCCTAACCTCAAGCAAATTCCGCGTTAGCGGAAACGGACAAATCCGTGGATAA
- a CDS encoding 2,3-diketo-5-methylthiopentyl-1-phosphate enolase: MNFDNHGAYCVATYRCYDEKADFHKKATGIAVGLTLGSWTDLPEARKAEMEKHLGRVVRVDVHEPAAGEPASERYADIQIAYPEINFSRDIPALLVTVFGKLSMDGRIKLIDLSFSEAFLSDFPGPRFGLQGVRNLLGVHDRPLLMSIFKSVVGHDLPALREQFLQQALGGVDLIKDDEILFENPLSPIERRVEACMQAAAEAQRETGQKLLYAVNLTGPTFGLIEQAKKAISAGANALLFNVLAYGFDALAELSRHPDIRVPIMAHPALAGAFYPSPYHGIAASVLLGKLMRLAGADLVLFPSPYGSVVMPREENMAIKEALLTTDVAAYVSSANGQAPLAQSFPVPSAGIHPGLVPLILKDFGTQVVVNAGGGVHGHPMGAAAGGRAFRQAINGCLTGKPLREYAADGHPELQAAIDAWGIKE, encoded by the coding sequence TTGAATTTTGACAACCATGGCGCGTATTGCGTAGCAACCTACCGCTGCTATGACGAGAAGGCCGATTTTCATAAAAAAGCAACAGGCATCGCCGTCGGCCTAACCCTAGGAAGCTGGACAGACCTTCCCGAAGCGCGAAAAGCCGAGATGGAAAAACATCTGGGCCGCGTTGTCCGCGTGGACGTTCATGAGCCTGCGGCCGGAGAGCCCGCATCTGAACGGTACGCCGATATCCAAATCGCTTACCCTGAAATCAACTTCAGCCGGGACATCCCTGCCCTGCTCGTCACCGTATTCGGCAAGCTGTCGATGGACGGCCGCATCAAGCTGATTGATCTTTCGTTCTCCGAGGCTTTCCTGTCCGACTTTCCCGGACCAAGATTCGGCCTTCAAGGTGTCCGCAACTTGCTCGGCGTTCATGACAGGCCGCTCTTGATGAGCATCTTCAAATCGGTTGTCGGTCATGATCTTCCGGCGCTGCGCGAGCAGTTCCTGCAGCAGGCCTTAGGCGGCGTCGATTTGATTAAGGACGATGAAATCTTGTTCGAGAATCCGCTTTCCCCGATCGAACGGCGTGTGGAAGCCTGCATGCAAGCCGCGGCTGAAGCACAACGGGAAACCGGGCAAAAACTGCTGTATGCCGTCAACCTGACAGGCCCGACCTTCGGCTTGATCGAGCAAGCGAAGAAAGCCATTAGCGCTGGAGCCAATGCACTGCTCTTTAATGTACTGGCCTACGGCTTTGACGCCTTGGCCGAGCTAAGCCGGCACCCGGATATCCGCGTGCCGATTATGGCCCACCCAGCCTTGGCCGGAGCGTTCTACCCGTCGCCTTATCACGGGATCGCAGCCAGCGTGCTGCTCGGCAAGCTGATGCGGCTGGCCGGCGCAGACCTCGTCCTGTTCCCTTCCCCTTACGGCTCGGTGGTTATGCCCCGCGAGGAGAACATGGCGATCAAAGAAGCGCTGCTAACCACAGACGTAGCGGCGTATGTCTCGTCCGCGAACGGACAAGCCCCTTTGGCTCAAAGCTTCCCTGTTCCGTCTGCAGGCATTCACCCCGGTCTTGTGCCTTTGATTCTCAAAGATTTCGGCACACAGGTCGTAGTCAATGCAGGAGGCGGGGTTCACGGTCATCCAATGGGTGCCGCCGCCGGAGGCCGCGCCTTCCGGCAGGCCATCAACGGCTGTTTAACCGGCAAACCGCTTCGTGAATATGCGGCTGACGGTCACCCGGAGCTGCAGGCGGCAATCGACGCTTGGGGGATTAAGGAATGA
- a CDS encoding MFS transporter, with product MAQIQLAAQPELNKKKANRALLASMVGSSIEWFDFFLYGSMAALVFNKLYFPSEDPVVGLLLAYLSFGLSFFIRPLGGIVFSHIGDKIGRKKTLMLTLMLMGGATVLIGLLPDYNAIGIWAPIILVFLRLCQGLGIGGEWGGSVLLAVEYSSKKNRGFYGSIPQLGVPVGMLLGTVAISLLSQLPEEQFLSWGWRLPFILSAVLIVVGLWIRKGIDETPVFQEAKESGDIAKVPLVDTIRYHWKSVLITAGAKFVETSPYYIFATFVIAYATGYLGYETVTVLNAVAIANLVTIFMIPFMGKLSDKVGRKPLYIGGTIAMLLFAFPYFYLISLQSALWLTVATVIAIGIIWAPLEAVMGTMFSEIFSTNIRYTGISVGNQLGAAVFGGTTPMVALALLNAFNDSWVPIALYIILACVISLISLLAIREGKNVDL from the coding sequence ATGGCTCAAATTCAACTTGCAGCTCAACCGGAGCTTAATAAGAAAAAAGCAAACAGAGCATTGTTAGCAAGTATGGTCGGAAGCTCCATTGAGTGGTTTGATTTTTTTCTTTACGGTTCCATGGCTGCATTGGTATTTAATAAACTGTATTTTCCAAGTGAGGATCCCGTAGTCGGTTTATTGCTTGCTTATTTGTCGTTTGGGCTCTCATTTTTCATTCGTCCATTAGGCGGAATTGTATTTAGTCATATTGGCGATAAGATTGGGAGAAAGAAAACGCTGATGTTAACCTTAATGCTGATGGGTGGAGCAACTGTTCTGATTGGTTTATTACCAGATTATAATGCGATCGGGATATGGGCGCCTATAATACTCGTCTTCCTGAGATTGTGCCAAGGTCTTGGGATCGGTGGGGAGTGGGGCGGTTCTGTGCTGTTAGCAGTAGAATATTCATCCAAAAAGAACCGTGGGTTCTATGGAAGTATCCCGCAGCTTGGCGTGCCCGTCGGAATGCTTCTTGGAACCGTTGCCATCTCGTTGTTAAGCCAGTTGCCGGAAGAACAATTTCTCTCATGGGGCTGGCGATTACCTTTTATCCTGAGCGCTGTATTGATTGTTGTAGGACTTTGGATTCGTAAAGGCATCGATGAAACGCCGGTTTTCCAAGAAGCGAAAGAGAGCGGGGATATCGCCAAGGTACCACTCGTGGATACGATCCGTTATCACTGGAAATCGGTGTTAATCACTGCGGGAGCTAAATTTGTAGAAACATCACCTTATTATATCTTTGCCACTTTTGTAATCGCTTACGCAACGGGATATCTGGGTTATGAAACGGTTACTGTACTTAATGCCGTAGCCATTGCCAACCTGGTAACGATATTCATGATCCCTTTCATGGGGAAACTTTCGGATAAAGTCGGTAGAAAGCCGCTATACATTGGCGGAACCATTGCCATGCTGCTGTTTGCTTTCCCGTATTTTTATTTGATATCGCTGCAGTCCGCCTTATGGTTGACGGTAGCGACAGTTATCGCGATAGGCATTATATGGGCTCCGCTAGAGGCTGTGATGGGAACGATGTTCTCGGAAATCTTTAGCACCAATATACGTTATACAGGAATTTCTGTGGGGAATCAGTTAGGTGCTGCAGTGTTTGGAGGCACAACTCCGATGGTTGCACTTGCACTGCTTAATGCTTTCAATGACTCTTGGGTACCCATAGCTCTATATATTATTTTAGCCTGTGTCATTTCTCTTATTTCGCTTTTGGCCATACGTGAAGGAAAAAATGTGGATTTATAA
- a CDS encoding IclR family transcriptional regulator, with the protein METTKSSYGNVAHALDILLAFKHKSEFSLVELSDYLKIRKSYLLKILDGLKEKQFISQDPSTGNYQLGLACLELGYAFEKRLDIRKVTHPLLVELAKATNELVHFGVLDANVVVLLDRVVSNDSSLRLQFHLSLTSPPYSTALGKVLLAFSDEARVEHYLSMTKMEAYTTHTTIDPSIFRLELAQIRKQGYYLSYETFENGISCVSAPVFSKNGSIAAAISICAPTIRIMSKEKELIEYLLGTTSKVSSKLGYIPMEVTS; encoded by the coding sequence ATGGAGACTACAAAAAGCTCCTACGGTAACGTAGCTCATGCTTTAGACATTCTACTAGCTTTTAAGCATAAAAGTGAATTTTCATTAGTTGAATTGTCGGATTATTTAAAAATTAGAAAAAGTTATTTGTTAAAAATACTGGATGGCTTAAAAGAAAAGCAATTTATTAGCCAGGATCCCAGTACGGGAAATTATCAACTGGGTTTGGCTTGTCTTGAATTAGGATATGCCTTCGAAAAGCGGTTGGATATTCGTAAGGTGACCCATCCTTTACTTGTAGAATTGGCTAAAGCTACGAATGAACTTGTACACTTTGGTGTACTGGATGCTAATGTCGTAGTGCTGCTGGATCGTGTCGTTTCGAATGATTCATCTTTACGATTACAGTTTCACTTGTCATTAACGTCACCACCTTATTCCACGGCACTTGGAAAAGTCTTATTGGCCTTCAGCGATGAAGCTCGAGTGGAACACTATTTATCAATGACGAAAATGGAAGCTTATACGACTCACACAACCATTGATCCTAGTATATTCCGGCTAGAGTTAGCGCAAATTCGGAAGCAGGGCTACTATCTCTCTTATGAAACCTTTGAAAATGGGATTTCATGTGTATCTGCTCCTGTCTTTTCTAAAAATGGATCGATTGCGGCGGCTATAAGCATCTGTGCGCCAACCATTCGAATTATGTCCAAAGAAAAAGAATTAATTGAATATTTACTTGGAACGACTTCCAAGGTATCAAGTAAATTAGGATACATTCCAATGGAGGTGACTAGCTAA
- a CDS encoding S-layer homology domain-containing protein gives MLKKHWKRLMLGVLSAVLMVPGGAAAAKEWKGDEVNKAKANAGLRLQCVADQRTAVKGGKIGYHILYHNVKVDKKSGGWMMVKIPDGLEIDTIEDAEWDSNAQTLKWKIDGKDDDADVVHFKLKVKEDAPNNATFTLACEGGLDSGVQAATAPVTVVLGSELHQPVFNGYPDGNFQPEKFLTRAETAAVIARVSNLNGDGNAAVYSDVSVDHWASRYIQAVTAAGYMSGSNGQFHPEHPITRGEFVTLMLRVRGIDAIPMMSGFTDTDGHWANDAAATAAALRFMEGSAGGRAQLDGAVERQMAAKWLSMIYYRGALQDGETQVIQHWPDVQRGHWSFGWVEELSMIAHEGVMQSPMEERLIRYVKD, from the coding sequence ATGTTGAAGAAGCATTGGAAGCGTTTAATGCTCGGGGTACTTTCCGCAGTGCTTATGGTGCCTGGAGGTGCTGCTGCGGCTAAAGAATGGAAAGGAGATGAGGTTAATAAGGCTAAAGCAAATGCGGGACTCCGTCTGCAATGTGTGGCAGACCAAAGAACAGCCGTCAAAGGTGGAAAAATCGGGTACCACATTCTGTATCACAATGTGAAGGTAGACAAGAAGTCCGGAGGCTGGATGATGGTAAAGATCCCGGATGGTCTTGAAATCGATACCATTGAGGATGCTGAATGGGATTCCAATGCGCAAACGCTGAAGTGGAAAATCGATGGCAAAGATGATGACGCCGATGTCGTTCACTTTAAGTTGAAGGTAAAGGAAGACGCGCCGAACAATGCAACCTTCACACTGGCCTGCGAAGGCGGGCTTGACAGTGGAGTCCAAGCGGCGACAGCACCGGTTACCGTAGTGTTAGGCAGCGAATTGCACCAACCGGTATTTAACGGATATCCGGACGGAAATTTTCAACCGGAGAAATTTTTGACCAGAGCCGAAACGGCGGCTGTGATTGCCCGCGTGTCAAATCTGAACGGAGACGGGAACGCTGCGGTTTATAGTGACGTTTCTGTAGACCATTGGGCTTCCAGGTATATTCAGGCAGTGACCGCAGCCGGTTACATGTCCGGGAGCAACGGCCAGTTCCATCCGGAGCATCCGATCACCAGGGGAGAGTTCGTGACGCTGATGCTGCGCGTCCGCGGGATTGACGCCATTCCCATGATGTCAGGCTTCACGGATACAGACGGACATTGGGCGAATGATGCTGCGGCTACGGCAGCCGCACTAAGGTTCATGGAGGGTTCAGCCGGCGGAAGAGCCCAGCTCGACGGCGCAGTGGAACGCCAGATGGCAGCCAAATGGCTGAGCATGATTTATTATCGCGGAGCGCTGCAGGATGGGGAAACGCAGGTAATCCAGCATTGGCCGGATGTTCAGCGCGGGCATTGGTCTTTCGGTTGGGTTGAGGAGCTTTCCATGATTGCTCATGAAGGAGTAATGCAGTCCCCGATGGAGGAAAGACTGATTCGTTATGTAAAGGATTAA
- a CDS encoding pyridoxal phosphate-dependent aminotransferase has translation MNNASQSAISAFPIQQAQRLTDLPTQFFAKLVRKANEQSAAGHDVINLGQGNPDRPTPPHIVRALQEAAENPQYHRYPPFNGYLFLKEAVAQRYREDYGVELDPEKEVAIIFGGKTGLVEIAQCLLNPGDICLVPDPGYPDYWSGVALSGARMAFMPLREENAFLPDYNALSPEDINKAKLMFINYPNNPTGVSAPASFYKETVDFAAKNGIVVASDFAYGAIGFDGQKPLSFLQTPGAKEVGIEFYTLSKTYNMAGWRVGFCLGNAEVVRMINLIQDHYYCSLFGGIQEAASVALTGPQDCVKELISVYQSRRDTLFRALDSIGWKANRSQGSFFTWLPVPEGYTSESLADMLLERAKIVVAPGVGFGEHGEGYVRLGLLSTEDRLQEAVERIKALGLFG, from the coding sequence ATGAACAATGCATCTCAAAGCGCCATCAGCGCTTTTCCGATTCAACAAGCGCAGCGTCTCACGGACCTGCCTACACAGTTTTTCGCTAAGCTCGTGCGCAAAGCCAATGAGCAAAGCGCTGCGGGACATGATGTCATTAATTTGGGACAGGGCAATCCTGACCGCCCCACTCCTCCTCATATTGTGAGAGCTTTGCAGGAAGCTGCGGAAAACCCGCAGTACCACCGTTACCCGCCGTTTAACGGCTATTTGTTTTTGAAAGAAGCGGTAGCCCAAAGATACCGGGAGGATTACGGTGTCGAGCTCGATCCGGAGAAGGAAGTGGCGATCATATTCGGCGGCAAAACAGGGCTTGTAGAAATCGCTCAATGCTTGCTGAACCCCGGAGACATTTGTCTCGTTCCTGACCCCGGTTACCCCGATTACTGGTCAGGCGTCGCTTTGTCCGGAGCTCGGATGGCTTTCATGCCGCTGCGCGAGGAGAATGCTTTTCTGCCTGACTATAACGCTCTGTCTCCGGAAGATATCAACAAGGCGAAGCTGATGTTCATCAACTACCCGAACAATCCGACAGGCGTTTCCGCTCCCGCTTCCTTTTATAAGGAAACCGTAGATTTCGCAGCCAAAAACGGGATTGTGGTGGCCAGCGATTTTGCTTACGGGGCCATCGGATTCGACGGGCAAAAACCGCTCAGCTTCCTGCAAACTCCTGGAGCCAAAGAAGTAGGAATTGAGTTCTACACACTGTCCAAAACGTACAACATGGCCGGCTGGCGAGTCGGGTTTTGTCTCGGCAACGCCGAGGTTGTTAGAATGATCAATTTGATCCAAGATCACTACTATTGCAGCCTGTTTGGCGGGATTCAGGAGGCAGCGTCCGTTGCGCTGACCGGCCCTCAGGATTGCGTGAAGGAGCTTATCTCGGTCTATCAAAGCCGCAGAGACACCTTGTTCAGAGCGCTTGATAGCATTGGCTGGAAAGCGAACCGTTCGCAAGGCTCTTTCTTTACATGGCTGCCTGTCCCTGAAGGATACACATCCGAATCTCTGGCTGACATGCTGCTGGAGAGAGCAAAGATCGTCGTCGCTCCCGGCGTCGGTTTTGGCGAACACGGCGAAGGCTACGTTCGTCTGGGCTTACTGAGCACGGAGGACAGGCTGCAGGAAGCGGTGGAGCGCATTAAAGCGCTCGGTTTGTTCGGATAG